In Ruminococcus sp. HUN007, a genomic segment contains:
- a CDS encoding AAA domain-containing protein yields the protein MNHEYFNALVRSCEEDWKTFKKARYSSLWSGVTDKYSEQAHFIYELLQNADDAKATYARFKLYHDKLIFAHNGKRHFSVSNPETEEEDRNNGCLGDVNAITSIGHSTKIEQNTIGKFGVGFKAVFQYTTTPYIYDPEICFKIERFIVPSLLESDHPERAEGETLFEFPFNHEINHADIAFEAISERLMSLVNPILFLDHLKKITFEFDDTKGEYKKKINNPYRFNDDTDAKLITLTNIINGDKEERKLWLFTREDDEERKYSVGFYLDDQGNLIPVEEYAYCFFPTKVTTGLHFIIHAPFLLTDSREGIKFGEQHNKKMIKLLASLSADSLVFLKAISVKENQRYIDDNILSIIPSKSFNEVTFWGWVASVSVFEPFYEMILKAFKSLCIIPTGDSYTLSENAYWAEKRNLVYLFDNDILKAITRNDAAEWVFTSFSREKCEHKEYVDKIIKDWFDEEKLLKNITPSFIESRSIEWLSEFYNWFSESTTRMKRYRTLPIFISSEGKAVSAYDNEGNHILFLPTDEENEYTTISNKLLENEDIRIFVKEFGITKPSLKDEIYNKILPNFGAFDSSFAIHAFRKIFDYFLNECPEVEKEELIKELKKRNCVICKKINNTINHLDYPGNIYFLSDDLKRYFSVKTSTMFLNLDLYLNIVGEENERYLKSFFEALGVSFEIRIDVERLSYTEAQDIKSYWNQPSEAHLDEQKWEQNVIDGCKENIEHIVCNNDFERSVYIWNVLIRLNEKYKFSQKLKGKHHYFNRRSWYEEFDSTNVLLLRKTKWLFTKEGKMVSPNETYISALAKEYDVSSASAQNLVLFLRMSSEDPKLYFLSDDQKSDVKFCEQLRKAGIDVNSLPEDKINRIIKALSEDDEENDLAYSSVSTSSLDNKNSDRNYKSKVKVPRTYLSDIDDDTDSDEYIPKTVDYQKKIERARAKSEAEIDLIEQMEDLQQKAMDSERYTFGWFKALLELEARESNEYSGNSKEVSIIFGKVEPEGELNRTLILKQPSSYIPRFMEELADIPLVLVFENETKKLPIEVISVRSYTLRVKLKPNADISGIDFKAVREGRITAQNPGFLLEELKNQFEKFELDDVFNMQENIPENIEFVFGPPGTGKTTYLANEVIIPKMKQSGKCKVLVLTPTNKAADVITNKIQEMMGDDTSYNDWLVRFGSTNDETIEKSGLFKDKTFDLGSPERLVTVTTIDRFPYDFFMLHNKRYYIRNQRYDYIIFDEASMIPLVKIIYPLFLRNPKKFIVAGDPFQIEPVVHLKMWKGENIYTMVKLDSFAKPKTVPYDYAVKPLTRQYRSIPVIGDLFSRMTYDGVLEHDRTDEDQIVINFGSKFAVKPVNLIKFPVSKYESIYRAKKLNGKTPYQIYSALFAYEFTNWLAGIISQYNPEKKISIGVIAAYKAQADMIERLIASLKLPDTISVQTGTIHGFQGDECEIIISVYNPPPSITLKKDKPIFLNKKNIINVSISRARDYLFVLMPDDNTENVDNLILIKKMEKYIKESNQYTEYNSDYIEKLIFGKTDYLEENTFTTSHQSVNVYELPEQIYEIRSEDNAIDIQIHKQ from the coding sequence TTGAATCATGAATACTTTAATGCTTTAGTTCGGTCTTGTGAAGAAGATTGGAAAACATTCAAAAAAGCACGATATAGTTCGTTATGGAGCGGTGTTACGGATAAATACAGCGAACAGGCACATTTCATTTATGAGCTTCTTCAAAATGCTGATGATGCTAAGGCTACCTATGCAAGATTTAAACTGTACCATGATAAGCTGATTTTTGCTCATAACGGAAAAAGACATTTTTCTGTTTCTAATCCAGAAACTGAGGAAGAAGACAGAAATAATGGATGTCTTGGTGACGTTAATGCAATCACTTCAATTGGACATTCTACTAAAATTGAACAGAACACCATAGGAAAGTTTGGAGTTGGGTTCAAGGCGGTTTTCCAGTATACTACTACTCCATATATATATGATCCGGAAATATGCTTTAAAATAGAACGCTTTATTGTGCCATCTCTTCTTGAATCTGATCATCCAGAAAGAGCAGAAGGTGAAACACTTTTTGAGTTTCCTTTTAATCATGAAATAAACCATGCCGATATAGCTTTTGAAGCAATATCAGAAAGACTTATGTCGCTTGTTAATCCGATATTATTTTTAGATCATTTGAAAAAAATAACCTTTGAATTTGATGATACGAAAGGTGAGTATAAAAAGAAGATTAATAATCCATACAGGTTTAATGATGATACAGATGCGAAATTGATTACACTTACTAATATAATTAATGGTGATAAAGAAGAGAGAAAACTCTGGTTATTTACTCGCGAAGATGATGAAGAAAGAAAATACTCGGTTGGATTTTATCTGGATGACCAGGGCAATCTCATTCCCGTTGAAGAATATGCGTACTGTTTCTTTCCAACGAAAGTTACTACAGGCCTTCACTTTATTATTCATGCTCCTTTTCTTCTGACTGATAGTCGTGAGGGTATAAAATTTGGCGAGCAGCATAATAAAAAGATGATTAAATTATTAGCAAGCTTGTCGGCAGATAGTTTAGTTTTTTTAAAAGCAATTAGCGTTAAAGAGAACCAGAGGTATATTGATGATAATATTTTAAGTATTATTCCATCAAAATCATTTAATGAAGTTACTTTTTGGGGATGGGTTGCAAGCGTTTCAGTTTTTGAACCATTTTATGAAATGATTCTCAAAGCTTTCAAGTCACTTTGCATTATTCCTACTGGTGATTCCTACACTTTATCTGAAAATGCATATTGGGCAGAAAAGCGTAATTTGGTTTACCTGTTTGATAATGATATTTTGAAAGCAATTACTCGGAATGATGCTGCAGAATGGGTGTTTACATCTTTTTCACGAGAAAAATGTGAACACAAAGAATATGTTGATAAGATAATCAAAGATTGGTTTGATGAGGAAAAACTGCTAAAAAATATAACACCGTCATTTATAGAATCACGTTCGATAGAATGGCTTTCAGAGTTCTATAACTGGTTTAGTGAATCTACTACCAGAATGAAAAGGTATCGTACTCTTCCGATTTTCATTTCATCTGAAGGAAAAGCTGTTTCAGCGTATGATAATGAAGGAAATCATATTTTATTTTTGCCTACTGACGAAGAAAATGAATATACGACAATTAGCAATAAATTATTAGAAAATGAGGATATACGAATATTTGTTAAAGAATTCGGTATTACTAAGCCTTCATTAAAGGATGAAATATACAACAAAATTCTTCCGAATTTCGGAGCATTTGATTCGTCATTTGCAATTCATGCTTTCAGAAAGATATTTGATTATTTTTTAAATGAGTGTCCTGAGGTTGAAAAAGAAGAGTTAATAAAAGAATTAAAGAAAAGAAATTGTGTTATTTGCAAAAAAATAAATAACACAATTAATCACTTGGATTATCCGGGAAACATTTATTTTCTTTCTGATGATTTAAAGAGATATTTTTCTGTAAAAACCTCTACTATGTTTTTGAATTTGGATTTGTATTTGAATATAGTCGGAGAAGAAAACGAAAGATACCTTAAATCATTCTTTGAAGCACTTGGAGTTTCGTTTGAAATACGAATTGATGTTGAGCGTTTATCATATACTGAAGCGCAAGATATTAAATCATATTGGAATCAACCATCAGAGGCTCACTTGGATGAACAAAAATGGGAGCAAAATGTTATTGATGGATGCAAGGAAAATATAGAACATATCGTTTGTAACAATGATTTTGAGCGTTCAGTATATATATGGAATGTACTAATAAGATTGAATGAAAAATATAAGTTTTCTCAGAAACTTAAAGGAAAACACCATTATTTTAATCGTAGAAGTTGGTACGAAGAATTTGATTCTACTAATGTTTTGCTGTTAAGAAAAACTAAATGGTTATTTACTAAAGAAGGGAAAATGGTCAGTCCTAATGAAACTTATATTTCTGCTTTAGCAAAAGAATATGATGTTTCTTCTGCTTCAGCTCAAAACCTTGTATTATTCTTAAGAATGTCGTCTGAAGATCCAAAGCTTTATTTCTTATCTGATGACCAGAAGAGTGATGTAAAGTTTTGTGAACAACTTAGAAAAGCAGGAATAGATGTCAACTCTTTACCGGAGGATAAAATAAATCGTATAATAAAAGCGTTGAGTGAAGACGATGAGGAAAATGATTTAGCATATTCCAGCGTTTCAACTTCATCTTTGGATAATAAGAATTCTGACAGAAACTATAAATCAAAAGTAAAAGTACCAAGAACATATTTATCAGACATCGATGATGACACAGATTCAGATGAGTATATCCCTAAAACTGTCGATTATCAGAAAAAGATTGAAAGAGCAAGAGCAAAAAGTGAAGCTGAAATTGATCTTATTGAACAAATGGAAGATTTACAGCAAAAAGCTATGGACTCGGAACGCTATACTTTTGGCTGGTTCAAAGCATTACTGGAACTTGAAGCAAGAGAAAGTAATGAGTATTCTGGTAATAGCAAAGAAGTCTCTATCATCTTTGGTAAAGTCGAGCCGGAAGGTGAATTAAACCGAACCTTGATTTTAAAACAGCCAAGTAGTTATATTCCTCGTTTTATGGAAGAACTGGCCGATATTCCGCTTGTTCTTGTATTTGAAAACGAAACAAAGAAACTTCCTATTGAAGTTATCAGTGTCAGATCATACACTCTCAGAGTGAAATTAAAGCCGAATGCAGATATAAGTGGGATTGACTTCAAGGCAGTCAGGGAAGGGCGAATTACGGCTCAAAATCCTGGATTTCTTCTTGAAGAACTTAAAAATCAGTTCGAAAAATTTGAGCTTGATGATGTTTTCAATATGCAGGAGAATATTCCTGAAAACATTGAGTTTGTATTCGGTCCTCCGGGTACAGGTAAGACAACTTATCTTGCAAATGAAGTTATCATTCCAAAGATGAAGCAGTCAGGAAAATGCAAAGTTTTAGTTCTGACGCCTACAAACAAAGCTGCAGATGTCATAACAAATAAAATTCAGGAAATGATGGGTGATGACACTTCGTATAATGACTGGCTTGTTCGCTTTGGATCAACCAATGATGAAACAATAGAAAAATCCGGATTGTTTAAGGATAAAACTTTTGATCTTGGCTCGCCTGAACGACTGGTTACTGTAACTACGATAGATCGTTTTCCGTATGATTTCTTTATGCTGCATAATAAAAGATATTACATTAGAAATCAGCGATATGATTATATTATTTTTGATGAAGCATCTATGATACCGCTTGTAAAAATAATATATCCGCTTTTTCTCAGAAATCCTAAAAAGTTTATAGTTGCTGGCGATCCTTTTCAGATTGAGCCGGTTGTTCATCTGAAAATGTGGAAAGGCGAAAATATCTATACTATGGTTAAGCTTGATTCTTTTGCTAAACCTAAGACAGTACCGTATGACTATGCTGTTAAACCGCTTACCAGACAATACAGAAGCATACCTGTTATCGGGGACCTGTTCAGTAGAATGACATATGATGGTGTACTGGAACACGACAGAACTGATGAGGATCAGATCGTAATTAACTTCGGCAGTAAATTTGCTGTGAAACCAGTAAATCTCATAAAGTTTCCTGTAAGTAAATACGAAAGTATTTACCGAGCAAAAAAGCTGAACGGAAAGACTCCATATCAGATTTATTCTGCGTTATTTGCTTACGAGTTTACTAACTGGCTTGCCGGTATCATCAGTCAGTATAATCCGGAGAAAAAAATAAGTATTGGTGTTATAGCTGCATACAAAGCACAGGCAGATATGATTGAACGTCTGATAGCTTCTTTGAAGCTTCCGGATACAATTTCAGTACAAACAGGTACAATTCATGGCTTTCAGGGAGACGAATGTGAAATAATCATATCAGTTTATAATCCTCCGCCTTCTATTACGCTGAAAAAGGACAAGCCAATATTTCTAAACAAAAAGAATATCATAAACGTTTCTATCAGTCGTGCGAGGGATTATCTGTTTGTATTAATGCCAGATGATAATACAGAAAATGTAGATAATCTTATTCTGATCAAGAAAATGGAGAAGTATATAAAAGAAAGTAATCAATATACAGAGTATAATTCTGATTATATTGAAAAACTGATATTTGGAAAAACTGATTATCTTGAAGAGAATACTTTTACAACTTCGCATCAAAGCGTTAATGTTTATGAACTTCCTGAGCAGATCTATGAAATCAGAAGTGAAGATAACGCAATAGATATTCAGATTCACAAACAATGA